In Bacillus sp. DX3.1, the following proteins share a genomic window:
- a CDS encoding hemolysin XhlA family protein, translated as MQEILDLKQEIQQIKSEQKDMREDIQNLKTRTTVNEKDIVSINKQLEKISANTTWILRIIIGSIVAALIGLLLKGGV; from the coding sequence ATGCAAGAAATTCTCGATTTAAAGCAAGAGATCCAACAAATAAAGTCCGAACAAAAAGATATGCGGGAAGATATTCAAAACCTCAAAACACGTACTACTGTCAATGAAAAAGATATCGTGAGTATTAATAAGCAGCTTGAAAAAATAAGTGCCAATACTACGTGGATTCTTCGAATCATCATAGGGTCTATTGTAGCAGCGCTTATTGGCTTGTTACTGAAGGGAGGTGTGTAA
- a CDS encoding phage tail spike protein: MRHIKVYDINMNLVAILENAYKIGYVKETNNLWTCSFSLPLNDPKRFEVKPKRFIELYDHDKYIGKFIVNPKKTVKNESDNSITYNCEHVLSTFHSDVLFRYHQLTNWTTRDVLEYLFNQQEIKHWKLGVVEFTRYFHYAWENEDSLLNALISVPKPFNESYLWTWDDTQYPFTLNLVRPTDEKVDIIRYGKNLKGIEKDEDPTGLITRIYPLGYGEGVNQLGIEKVNGGVPYLQAEQSIIDEYGIHKRIWVDRRFEDAPSLKASGGGLLDKYKKPQVTVSVDCIDYELIDPYKLVRYDVSKIVGVYDEDTDTNVDLRIMKITKPDIYGDPSNIQLEIGNVRDDIGTTITDLQKKQLVNETYSQGSTNIDSHDYNDNCDPENPAVIRFYLPDDLVNINSLILTYQTEEFRAYSKATRGGGATVQSTSAGGAVVDSTSAGGGVVNSTSSGGGSTQTSSCGGGSTQTSSAGGGGSYTSEAGGGSVSTSSGGGNHRHMMFGFQTTIGDNPAGMPYRNFISAVNNGGGAVGSAIPTGDESDLWTYTASGDHSHSVSVPAHKHQVNVPSHSHSVNIPSHTHNVSIPEHSHQVSIPSHTHEISIPNHTHSITLPDHTHEILHGIYKLSEKPSKVVVKVDGNVVPVESTSAQNINLIPYLSKDDSGKIKRGQWHEITITPDKLGRVNANIISRLFIQSRTGGTF; this comes from the coding sequence TTGCGACATATAAAAGTCTATGACATTAATATGAACTTAGTAGCCATTTTAGAAAATGCTTATAAAATTGGATATGTTAAAGAGACCAATAATTTGTGGACGTGTTCATTTTCATTGCCTCTTAACGATCCGAAACGTTTTGAAGTTAAACCGAAACGATTTATCGAACTGTATGATCATGATAAATATATTGGTAAGTTTATTGTCAATCCAAAGAAAACAGTAAAAAACGAAAGTGACAATAGCATAACGTATAATTGCGAGCACGTTTTGAGTACATTCCACTCAGACGTGCTTTTTCGTTACCATCAATTAACGAATTGGACAACAAGAGACGTACTTGAATACCTCTTTAATCAGCAAGAAATAAAACATTGGAAACTCGGAGTAGTTGAATTTACACGGTACTTTCATTATGCATGGGAAAATGAAGACTCCCTTTTAAATGCACTAATAAGTGTGCCTAAGCCTTTTAATGAGTCATATTTGTGGACCTGGGATGATACTCAGTATCCTTTTACTCTTAATCTAGTTCGTCCAACTGATGAAAAAGTCGATATCATTCGATATGGTAAGAATTTAAAAGGCATTGAGAAAGATGAAGATCCAACAGGGTTAATAACTAGAATTTATCCTTTGGGATATGGTGAGGGCGTAAATCAACTTGGCATTGAGAAAGTAAATGGTGGTGTGCCATATTTACAAGCAGAGCAATCTATTATTGATGAATATGGCATTCATAAACGAATATGGGTGGATAGACGTTTTGAAGACGCTCCATCATTAAAGGCATCTGGCGGTGGTCTATTAGACAAATATAAGAAACCACAAGTCACTGTCTCTGTGGATTGTATCGATTATGAGCTTATTGATCCATACAAACTTGTAAGATATGACGTTTCTAAAATAGTCGGTGTGTATGATGAGGATACTGATACGAACGTCGATCTACGTATCATGAAAATAACAAAGCCTGACATCTATGGTGATCCGTCAAATATCCAGCTTGAGATTGGGAACGTTCGGGACGATATCGGAACCACAATTACTGATTTACAGAAGAAACAATTAGTGAACGAAACCTATTCGCAAGGATCTACGAATATCGATTCTCATGATTATAATGACAACTGCGATCCGGAAAATCCTGCTGTAATTAGATTCTATTTGCCGGATGACTTAGTAAATATAAATTCTCTTATACTAACTTATCAAACAGAAGAATTTAGAGCATATTCCAAAGCTACAAGAGGCGGAGGAGCAACCGTACAATCTACAAGTGCAGGTGGTGCAGTAGTAGATTCTACAAGCGCAGGTGGCGGAGTAGTAAATTCAACATCTTCCGGTGGCGGTTCTACACAGACAAGCAGTTGTGGTGGCGGTTCAACTCAAACTAGTTCTGCAGGCGGTGGCGGTTCATATACGAGCGAAGCAGGTGGAGGTTCAGTTAGTACATCTAGTGGCGGTGGTAATCATCGTCATATGATGTTTGGATTCCAAACAACGATTGGAGACAATCCAGCAGGAATGCCTTATAGAAACTTTATATCAGCAGTTAACAATGGTGGAGGTGCTGTTGGTTCTGCGATTCCAACAGGAGACGAATCAGACTTATGGACTTATACTGCATCTGGCGACCATTCTCATAGCGTTTCTGTACCGGCCCATAAACATCAAGTTAATGTACCATCGCATTCACATTCCGTGAATATTCCATCGCACACGCATAATGTCAGTATTCCAGAGCATAGTCATCAAGTCAGCATCCCATCGCACACGCATGAAATTAGTATACCGAATCATACTCATTCCATCACTTTGCCGGATCATACGCATGAAATTCTGCATGGTATTTATAAGCTTTCCGAAAAACCTAGCAAGGTAGTTGTTAAAGTAGATGGAAACGTAGTTCCGGTTGAGTCTACTTCTGCACAAAACATTAATTTAATCCCGTATTTATCGAAAGATGATAGCGGTAAAATTAAACGTGGTCAATGGCATGAAATTACGATTACACCGGACAAGCTCGGGCGAGTAAATGCAAATATTATTTCACGTTTATTCATTCAATCTCGTACAGGGGGTACATTCTAA